A single region of the Streptomyces sp. NBC_00425 genome encodes:
- the tmk gene encoding dTMP kinase, giving the protein MTRAEQPTAHHPAPDDALVADSRERAVRALLREPQLKRLWSAQLVGGVGDALALLVFVLLVLQAAIAEASFGGGYRGVAFAVATVFGVRILATLLFGAVLLGPLTSLTSPDGPLDRRWTMVAADGLRAALLIVAPLWIDWTPDDALPLLLVTVFVTGVAERFWTVARESAAPALLPAPPLEGATVRPLPDHMDALRRLSLRTGFVTIPLGALTLVVAALFNNLLGVGVAWFDQHQAALASYVAGGLFAGSLSIVTFLELPAVRTPRARSPLEGLRRPRTATGVDSGRTGAIPLLVLACAAVAGAIAAAVAVAVLHAKDLGGGPVLYGLLVLGLTGGVVIGVRTAPKVLVSLSRRRLLALAIAFTGVALLAAGLVPDVTSVLLIVTLAGVGAGVAANTGHALLDQETEDHRRARTTEHLHAVVRVMVALGALLAPPVAALIGPHRLENGRFVFAHGGAAFVLMLVGALLLPVAALVLAKVDDRSGVPLRKDLRDALLGGDDPETVPAANGFFIALEGGDGAGKSTQAEALAEWIRAKGHEVVLTREPGATPVGKRLRSILLDVSSAGLSHRAEALLYAADRAEHVDTVVRPALERGAVVITDRYVDSSVAYQGAGRDLSPTEIARISRWATNGLVPHLTVLLDVSPEAARERFTEAPDRLESEPAEFHARVRSGFLTLAAADPGRYLVVDAAQEPEAVTAVVRHRLDQLLPLSEAEIKAQEEARRKAEEEARRKAEEEAARKAEEERLERERQEQLAKLRAEEEERKRRELEEAQRREAERQAEEARLRAEEARRRAEEERVRLLAEEKARAEEEARRKADEERRRKQAEEEARLRAEAESRRLEKQRKAEEALLRAEQARRAAEEAAAAASVGPRSPRPAAAAAAVPPEAVTVPTPVVTPTNASGGPVDETAVLPPVRMDKEPERSSRTPAGPAGPTADAEVTTELPQPPIPAGAADETAVLPPVRDRGPEDETAVLPPVRDESPSDRVPPGFFRDERGGRAERGGARPDGADDRTRELPQLDEEGAPRRRPRPDWAEETPLDDLPTLADELLGPHRDEDDRDDRDEGRGRGRRR; this is encoded by the coding sequence ATGACGCGAGCCGAGCAGCCAACGGCCCACCACCCGGCCCCGGACGACGCCCTGGTGGCGGACTCCCGCGAGCGCGCCGTGCGCGCACTGTTGCGCGAGCCGCAGCTCAAGCGGCTCTGGAGCGCGCAGCTGGTGGGCGGTGTGGGCGACGCCCTCGCCCTTCTGGTCTTCGTCCTCCTGGTCCTCCAGGCGGCCATCGCGGAAGCCTCCTTCGGGGGCGGTTACCGTGGCGTGGCGTTCGCCGTGGCGACCGTCTTCGGGGTGCGCATTCTGGCCACCCTGCTCTTCGGAGCGGTCCTCCTGGGCCCGTTGACCTCGCTCACCTCGCCCGACGGCCCCCTCGACCGCCGCTGGACCATGGTCGCCGCCGACGGTCTGCGCGCCGCGCTGCTGATCGTCGCGCCCCTGTGGATCGACTGGACCCCGGACGACGCGCTGCCCCTGCTGCTCGTCACGGTGTTCGTGACGGGTGTCGCCGAACGGTTCTGGACGGTCGCCCGGGAGAGCGCCGCCCCGGCACTGCTGCCTGCGCCGCCTCTGGAGGGCGCGACGGTACGGCCGTTGCCCGACCACATGGACGCCCTGCGCCGCCTGTCGCTGCGCACCGGTTTCGTGACGATCCCGCTGGGTGCCCTCACCCTGGTCGTCGCGGCGTTGTTCAACAATCTCCTGGGCGTCGGCGTCGCCTGGTTCGACCAGCACCAAGCGGCCCTCGCCTCGTACGTCGCCGGAGGGCTCTTCGCCGGGTCGCTGTCCATCGTGACGTTCCTCGAACTGCCCGCGGTGCGCACCCCCCGCGCGCGGTCGCCGCTCGAGGGCCTGCGCCGTCCCCGCACCGCCACCGGCGTCGACAGCGGCCGCACGGGCGCGATCCCGCTGCTGGTCCTCGCCTGCGCCGCGGTCGCCGGGGCGATCGCCGCCGCCGTCGCCGTCGCCGTGCTGCACGCCAAGGACCTGGGCGGCGGCCCCGTCCTCTACGGGCTGCTCGTGCTCGGGCTGACCGGCGGCGTCGTCATCGGCGTCCGCACCGCCCCGAAGGTGCTGGTGTCGCTGTCGCGCCGCAGGCTGCTCGCACTGGCCATCGCCTTCACCGGCGTGGCGCTGCTGGCCGCCGGCCTGGTCCCGGACGTCACCAGCGTCCTGCTGATCGTGACCCTGGCCGGCGTCGGCGCGGGCGTCGCCGCCAACACCGGGCACGCGCTGCTCGACCAGGAGACCGAGGACCACCGCCGCGCGCGGACGACCGAACACCTGCACGCCGTGGTCCGGGTCATGGTGGCGCTGGGCGCGCTGCTCGCCCCGCCGGTCGCGGCGCTCATCGGCCCGCACCGGCTGGAGAACGGCCGGTTCGTCTTCGCGCACGGCGGAGCGGCGTTCGTGCTCATGCTGGTCGGCGCGCTGCTGCTGCCGGTGGCCGCACTGGTGCTCGCCAAGGTCGACGACCGCTCCGGCGTCCCCCTCCGGAAGGACCTGCGGGACGCGCTCCTCGGCGGCGACGACCCGGAGACCGTTCCGGCCGCGAACGGCTTCTTCATCGCCCTGGAGGGCGGCGACGGCGCCGGCAAGTCCACCCAGGCCGAGGCGCTCGCCGAATGGATCAGGGCCAAGGGACACGAGGTCGTCCTCACCCGCGAGCCCGGGGCCACGCCCGTGGGCAAGCGGCTGCGCTCGATCCTGCTGGACGTCTCGAGTGCCGGGCTGTCGCATCGCGCGGAGGCGCTGCTGTACGCGGCGGACCGCGCGGAGCACGTCGACACCGTCGTACGGCCCGCTCTGGAGCGCGGCGCGGTGGTCATCACCGACCGGTACGTCGACTCGTCCGTGGCCTACCAGGGCGCCGGCCGTGACCTGTCCCCGACCGAGATCGCGCGGATCTCGCGCTGGGCGACGAACGGCCTGGTCCCGCATCTGACGGTCCTTCTGGACGTGTCGCCGGAGGCCGCCCGCGAGCGCTTCACGGAGGCGCCGGACCGGCTGGAGTCGGAACCGGCGGAGTTCCACGCGCGCGTGCGCTCCGGTTTCCTCACCCTGGCCGCCGCGGACCCGGGGCGGTACCTGGTCGTCGACGCGGCGCAGGAGCCCGAGGCCGTAACCGCCGTCGTCCGGCACCGGCTCGACCAGTTGCTGCCCCTGTCCGAGGCCGAGATCAAGGCCCAGGAGGAGGCGCGCAGGAAGGCCGAGGAGGAGGCCCGCCGCAAGGCCGAGGAGGAGGCCGCGCGCAAGGCCGAGGAGGAGCGCCTCGAGCGTGAGCGCCAGGAGCAGCTCGCCAAGCTGCGCGCCGAGGAGGAGGAGCGCAAGCGGCGCGAGCTGGAGGAGGCGCAGCGCCGCGAGGCCGAACGGCAGGCGGAGGAGGCCCGGCTGCGCGCCGAGGAGGCGCGTAGGCGTGCCGAGGAGGAGCGGGTCCGGCTGCTCGCCGAGGAGAAGGCCCGCGCCGAGGAGGAGGCCCGCCGCAAGGCGGACGAGGAGCGGCGTCGCAAGCAGGCCGAGGAGGAGGCCAGGCTGCGCGCCGAGGCCGAGAGCCGGCGGCTGGAGAAGCAGCGCAAGGCCGAGGAGGCACTGCTGCGGGCCGAGCAGGCCCGGCGTGCGGCCGAGGAGGCAGCCGCCGCCGCGTCGGTCGGCCCGAGGTCGCCCCGTCCGGCAGCCGCTGCCGCGGCGGTCCCGCCGGAGGCGGTGACCGTGCCGACGCCGGTGGTGACGCCGACCAACGCGTCGGGCGGGCCGGTGGACGAGACGGCGGTGCTGCCGCCGGTACGGATGGACAAGGAGCCCGAGCGGTCCTCCCGGACGCCGGCCGGGCCCGCCGGGCCGACGGCCGACGCCGAGGTGACGACCGAGCTGCCGCAGCCGCCGATCCCGGCAGGCGCCGCGGACGAGACGGCGGTCCTGCCTCCGGTGCGTGACCGGGGACCCGAGGACGAGACGGCCGTCCTGCCTCCGGTCAGGGACGAGAGCCCCTCGGACCGGGTGCCGCCGGGCTTCTTCCGCGACGAGCGGGGCGGACGGGCCGAGCGGGGCGGTGCACGTCCCGACGGCGCCGACGACCGGACGCGCGAACTGCCGCAGCTCGACGAGGAGGGCGCACCACGTCGGCGCCCGCGGCCCGACTGGGCCGAGGAGACCCCGCTGGACGATCTGCCGACGCTGGCGGACGAGCTGCTGGGACCGCACCGGGACGAGGACGACCGCGACGACCGCGACGAGGGCCGTGGGCGGGGCCGTCGCCGCTGA